The region TAGCCGTAGTTCCCGCCGGGCGGGATCGGCGGTCCCGGCGGCGCGGGCGGGCCGTAACCGCCGCCCTGCTGCGGGTAGCCGTATCCGTCGTTGGGCGGCGGCGGACCGTATCCGTCGTTGGGCGGGGGCGGCGGGCCGAAGCCCTGTGGCGGCCCGAAACCGCCACCCTGCTCAGGGGGCGGCGGCGGACCATTGTGCGGCGGTGGAGGAAAACCCATGGTGGAAGGATGCCCCATACGGGTGACGTCGGCGGGTAACAACCCTGCGACAGGTGGGTGACGGGTCAATCCGCCTATCCCCTTTGCCGGTTATTGACGATTTTCAGCATCCGGACACCGCATTTCCGCCGCCGCCGCGTTCGGCGGCATGATGGACGCATGCCCGCGACCTCGCTCGACCCCGCCATCGCCGCCCGACTCAAGCGCACCGCCGACGGCCTGGTGCCCGCTGTCGCCCAGCAGTACGACACCGGTGAGGTGCTGATGCTGGGCTGGATGGACGACGAGGCGCTGCACCGCACGCTGACCACCGGCCGCTGCACGTACTGGAGCCGCAGCCGCCGTGAGTACTGGGTCAAGGGCGACACCTCGGGTCACGTCCAGCACGTGAAGTCGGTCGCGCTGGACTGCGACGGCGACACCGTGCTGGTGAAGGTCGACCAGGTCGGCGCGGCCTGCCACACCGGCGACCGGACCTGCTTCGATTCCGCCGTCCTGCTGCCCGCGCCGGGCCAGTAGTGTCTGCGGCCATGGACCTCGATACGTTCCGCAAGCTGGCGGTGGACCGCCGTGTCATCCCGGTCAGCCGCCGGCTCCTCGCGGACGGCGACACGCCGGTCGGGCTGTACCGCAAGCTCGCCGCCGAGCGGACCGGCACCTTCCTGCTGGAATCGGCCGACACCGCTTCCAACAGCGGGGCGGGCGGCGGGTCCTGGTCGCGCTACTCCTTCGTCGGCGTGCGGTCCGCCGCGACGCTGACCGCCCGCGACGGGCAGGCGCACTGGCTCGGCAGCCCGCCGGTCGGCGTCCCCACCGACGGCGATCCGCTGGCGGCGCTGCGCGCCACCGTCGAGGCGCTGCACACCCCGCGGGACCTCACCTCCGGCATGCCGCCCTTCACCGGCGGCATGGTCGGCTACCTGGGCTACGACATCGTGCGCCGCCTGGAGCGGATCGGGGACAGCACCCACGACACGCTGCGGCTGCCGGAACTGACCATGCTGCTGACCTCCGACCTGGCGGTGCTCGACCACTGGGACGGCACCGTGCTGCTGATCGCCAACGCGATCAACCACAACGACGAGGACACCGGCGTCGACGAGGCCTACGCCGACGCGGTCGCCCGGCTCGACGCGATGCAGTCCGACCTGGCCCGGGCCGTACCGCAGCAGCCGACCGCGCTGCCGGAGTCGGTCGACTTCGCGGTCAGCTGGGCCTGGGGCGGCGAGGAGTTCACCGCCGCGGTCGACGACATCAAGGAGCGCATCCACGCGGGCGAGGCCTTCCAGGTGGTGGCCTCCCAGCGGTTCGAGACCGCGTGCACCGCGAGCGCGCTCGACGTCTACCGGGTGCTGCGGACGACCAACCCGTCGCCGTACATGTACCTGCTGCGCTTCGACGGCTTCGACGTGGTCGGGTCGAGCCCCGAGGCGCTGGTCAAGATCGAGGACGGCCGGGCGATGCTGCACCCGATCGCGGGCACCCGGCCGCGCGGCGCGACCCCGCAGGCCGACGCGGCGCTCGCCGAGGAGCTGCTCTCCGACCCCAAGGAGCGCGCCGAGCACCTGATGCTGGTCGACCTCGGGCGCAACGACCTTGGCCGGGTGTGCGAGCCGGGCAGCGTCGAGGTGGTCGACTTCATGTCGGTGGAGCGCTACTCGCACGTCATGCACATCGTCTCGACCGTCACCGGGCAGGTCACGGCGGGCAGGACCGCCTTCGACGTGCTCACCGCGTGCTTCCCGGCCGGCACCCTGTCGGGCGCGCCCAAGCCGCGCGCCATGCAGATCATCGAGGAGCTGGAGCCCACCAGGCGCGGTGTCTACGGCGGCTGCATCGGCTATCTGGACTTCGCGGGCGACTCCGACACCGCCATCGCGATCCGTACCGCGGTACTGCGCGACGGCGTCGCCTATGTGCAGGCGGGCGCGGGCATCGTGGCGGACTCCGACCCGGCCGCCGAGGACGCCGAGTGCCGCAACAAGGCGGCGGCGGTGCTGCGGGCGGTCGCGACCGCCAACGTGATGCACGGCTGAGGCACCCGTGCCAGGACGCGCGAGGGCGGGGCGGCCGCCATGCCCGCCCCGCCCGTCGCCCGCGTGTCAGCCCGCGAAGGCCGCCACGCCGTCGGGGGTGCCCAGGCCGGTCGGCCCGTCGTAACCGGCGACGCCCGTGCACAGGTACGAGCCCGCGCACTCGCCGTTCGTACCGCTCGCCACGTCGTTCAGCCCGCCGCCGTGCGCGTACGGGAAGGACGCCGGGTACGAGCCCTCGGACGGCTGCCCGGCCAGCGCGTAGACCGAGGCGATGATCGGCGCGGAGGCGCTGGTGCCGCCGAAGACCTCCCAGCCGCGGTCGTTGCCGTAGGTGTCGTAGACCGCGACACCGGTGGCCGGGTCGGCGACCGCGGACACGTCGGCGACGGTACGGCCGGCGCACTCGCCGTCCTGCTGCCAGGCGGGCTTGGGGTCGTAGGACGAGCAGCCGGAGCCCGCCCCGCCCCACACCGTGTCGGACCAGCCGCGAGCGCTGGTGTCCTGCTGGAGCGAGGTGCCGCCGACCGCGGTCACGTACTGCGAGCCGGCCGGGTATTCCACGCCGTAGCCCGCGTCGCCCGAGCTGACGGTGATGGCCACGCCCGGGTGGTCGAAGTACTGGCTGTCGTAGCTGCTGTCGGCGCCGGACTCGCCGCCGCCGTAGCTGTTCGACACGTACTTCGCGCCCAGCGCCACCGCGGTGTTGACGGACTCGCCGAGGCTGGTCATCGCCGAGTTGTCCGCCTCGACCAGCAGGATGTGGCAGGCCGGGCAGGTCGCGCTGACCATGTCCAGGTCGAGGGATATCTCCTCGGCCCAGCCCGGGTCGGGCACCGGCAGCGTGGCGCCGCCGCTCTGGCCGACCTTGCGGAAGCAGCCGTTGTCGGTGGTGCAGGCCGGCAGGCCGTACTGCGAGCGGTACGTGGCCAGGTCCGCCTCGGCGTTGGGATTGTCGTAGGCGTCCACGATCGCCACGGTGGCGCCGTCACCGCCGGTGTCGGGAAGGGCGTAGGCGCCGCGCAGCTCGGTCGGTCCGTAACCCGACGGGATGGCCGCCGGGTGCGCGGAACGCGCCGCGGGCGCGAGGGAGTCGGCGCCGCTGGTCACCTTGAGCGCCTTGCAGGCCATGACGTCGACCGCGGTGCTGACCGAACAGGAACGTGCCGTGGTGAGCCGGTGCGAGGGCGCCTGCTGCGGCTGCGCGCCGGCGGACGGTGCGAGGGCGACCAGCCCCGCCGCGGCGAGCCCGGCGGCCGCGATGAGGGCCGGCCATGTATGGCTCGCTTTCCGCGGGGTGGTGTGGGGGGTGTGCAAGTGCGGCCTCCTGTGGGGGGAGTGTGGTGTGTGATGCCCCTGCGCTCATTGGGGGAGCGGAGGGATGGCCGCGAACGTATGGTGACCGGCGCACGTCAACAAGGCGGGGTACTGAACGAGTCGGAAGCTATACCGCCGCTTTACCCGCCGTTGGCGGGAGTTGGCGCTTTCCTGACCTGTTCATGACTGTCGCGGAGGCATGGAATCCGCTTGTCCCGGTTCATCCCGCGGGGCGGCACCCCGCCCGGTACGCACCGCCCTGGGTCCCCCCGGCCGAGGCCGCCGGACACCGGCAGGGGATAGTGGACGGGTGACCTCCGTCCCGCAGCAGCCCCACCCAGGACCGGCCCCCGCAGCAGAGCGGGACGCCGAGCCGTCCGACGTGCCCGTGACACCGCGCCGCGGCGGCGTCAGGACACTCGCCGCCGCGCTGCCCGCCGGCGCGGTCGGCGCGAGCCTGGTGCTGGTCGCCGCGGGCAAGACCTGGTCGCGCGGCTTCGCCGCCTTCGGCCGGACCAACCTCCCGGTGCACGCCACCGGCACCGACACCACCGCCCTGCCCGGCGCCCTCGCGCTGGTCGCACTGGCCTCGCTCGTCGCCGTCTTCGCGGTGCGCAGGACCGGCCGCTACGCCGTCGCGGGGCTGCTCGCCCTCAGCGGGCTCGGCGTCGTCGTCATGGCACTGGCCCGGCGCGGCGACCACGCGGCACTGGACTCCGCCGCCGCGTCCACCGCGGGCCTCGCCCACGCCACCGCCACGCACGCCAGCACCACCTCCTGGCCGCTGGTCTCCGCCGCCGGCGGCCTGCTGCTGCTCGCCGCCGGACTGCTCGCGCTGCGCTACGGCCCGACCTGGCCCGCGATGTCCAGCCGCTACGACCGCCCGGGCACCCGCCGGCCGGTCCGCGCCAGGGCCGCCGCGTCCGCCGCCGCGTCCGCCGCCGCGGCCGGCCGGCCCGTGCCCGTCGACCCGGACCGGGCCGAGGACCTGTGGAAAGCCCTCGACCGCGGCGAGGACCCCACGGGGTAGTACCGCCGGGCCCGACCCCCGTGCGTGGTCGCCCGCCGATGCGCGTAACAATGGGGGACGACGTGGGAGGCGACGGACGCCTCCTACCGGGAGCATCAGGGAGTATTCATGGCGGCCCACCACGACCACGGACACACCCCGGCCGCCTGGACCGGAGTGATCATCGCCTTCGTCGGCTTCTGCGCCGGCGGCGTCTTCATGGTCGCCGCACAGCCGGTCCCGTTCTGGGGCAGCATGGGCGTGATCCTGCTCGCCCCGCTGGTCGGCGGCATCATGAAGATGATGGGCCTCGGCCGCAAGGAGGAGCCGCAGGTGCGTAACGCACCCGCGCGGACCGCGGAGCAGCCGCCGGCGGACCAGCCGCAGGGGGAAGCCGCGGCGCACGCCTGATCCCGCCCGGCACGGGGGCCGTGTACGCCTGATCCCGTCCGGCCTCGGTGTTCGGGTCGCGTACGCCTGACCCCGCCCGTCGCCCCGCCACCTGGCGCAGCCGCGCGCTGCGCCCCGGTGCGTACCGGGGCAGAATCGTCGCCGTGACCTCCTACCGGGCCGCGGCGGCCCCCACCGGCCGGCCCGCCCGGCGTGGCGCGCTGCGCCGAACGGCCGTACCGCTCGGCGTGCTCGGCGCCGTCGCCGCCGGCTTCGGCTACGTCGCCGCCGTCGACCCGGGGCGGCCCGGCCACTACCCGGCCTGCCCGCTGCTGTACTACACCGGCGTCTACTGCCCCGGCTGCGGCGGCCTTCGCGGCGCCCACGCACTGGCCCACGGACACCTCGGCACCGCGCTGGGCTGCAATGCCGCCGCCGTCGCCGGATACGCCGTCTTCGCCGTCGTTTGGGTGATCTGGTTGACCCGCGCCCTGCGCGGCAGGGCCTTCGAACCGGCGCTGCGGCCCGGCGTCCTCTACGCCCTGTGCGGGCTGCTGCTGGCCTTCACCGTGATCAGGAACCTGCCCTTCGGTACGGCGCTCGTGCCCTGAGGCGTCCGCCGGGGCGGGGCAAGATTGTCCAGGTGGTGGGATCCGCGATCACCGGATGCGGGGTGACGGGCCGCCGCCCGATACCATCGCAGTGCCGGTGGTTTCCACCACCAGCCCGATCATTTCGCTGCACGGCCGGCCGGAAGAGGAGCTCCCGCGTGAGTGTGCTCGACGAGATCATCGACGGAGTCCGCGCAGACCTCGCCGACCGGCAGGCCAGGGTGTCCCTCGACGAACTCAAGGAGCGCGCCGCCAAGGCGCGGGACGCCAGGGACGGCGTCGCCGCGCTGCGCGGCGACGCCGTCAAGGTCATCTGCGAGGTCAAGCGCTCCAGCCCGTCCAAGGGCGCGCTCGCCGCGATCGCCGATCCGGCGGGCCTGGCAGCGGACTACGAGGCGGGCGGCGCCGCCGTCATCAGCGTCCTCACCGAGCAGCGCCGCTTCGGCGGCTCGCTCGCCGACCTTGAGGCGGTACGCGCCAAGGTCGACATCCCGGTGCTCCGCAAGGACTTCATCGTCACCGCCTACCAGCTGTGGGAGGCCCGCGCGCACGGCGCCGACCTCGCGCTGCTGATCGTCGCCGCGCTCGACCAGCCCGCGCTGGTCTCGCTCATCGAGCGGGCCGAGTCGATCGGGCTCACCCCGATCGTCGAGGTGCACGACGAGGAGGAGGTCGCCCGGGCGGTGGACGCGGGCGCGCGCATCATCGGCGTCAACGCGCGCGACCTCAAGACGCTGGAGGTCGACCGGGGGAATTTCGGGCGCATCGCGCCGGAGATTCCGGACCACATCGTGAAGATCGCGGAGTCCGGGGTCCGGGGGCCGCACGATCTGATCGCCTACGCGAATGACGGGGCTGACGCGGTGCTGGTCGGTGAGTCGCTCGTCACCGGGCGCGACCCCCGCACCGCCGTCGCCGACCTCGTCGCCGCCGGCGCCCACCCGGCCCTCCGCCCCGGCCGCGAATAACGGCTCCGCCGCGCCTCGGGGGTTCACGCTTCCCCCGGGCACGGTGGTTGTGCGTTCCCTCGGCCCGGGGGGTGCCCCTCCGCTGCCGCGGGGCTCGGGGTGCCGTTGCGTCGGCGGGTACGCGTCCCCCGGGTGCGGGGTGTGTGCGGTTCCTCTTCGGCAGAGGGTGCCACTCCCCGGGCTCCGGGGTTCTGACGGTCCCCTTCGGCTGGGGGTGCCCACCAGAGGCGCGGGGAACGGCGCGCCCAGCCCCCAACCGGGGCGCGCTGTCCGCGCGGCGGGTCGTGCCCCGAAGGGGCGCGGGGAACTGCGCGAGCAACCCACCACCGGCCGGTGGTCCGGAGCGGACCGAGGAGACCCTTCGGGTCGGTGACGACCCGCGCGCCGGTGGGGGCTGGGCGCGCAGTTCCCCGCGCCCCTGCGGTGGTGGCGGTCGTCGCCAGGCGACGGCGCGTCGTGGCTGGCCGCGCAGTTCCCCGCGCCCCTGGTAGGGCGCCGCCTTCCGTAGAGGCGCCCCCAGCAGCCCGCGGCCGGCGGACGGGCGCCGTGTTCCGTAGAGGCGCCCCCAGCAGCCCGCGGCCGGCGGATGGGCGCCGCCTGCGTAGGGGGGAGCCCTCGCGCGGGAGTACCGCGAGGCGGGACGGGGGCAGCCCGGGGGGTAGAGTGCGAGGCGTGTCATTGGAATCGCGCCTCGCACCCGGGTGCCGCCCCCGCGGCTGCCGCGCCCCGGCCCGCCGTGTGCTGGGCCGCCGCGTGCGGTACGTGATCGGGTGCGAGCCCGGCCAGGTGAACGGCAGGCGATGGCGCCGCGGCTGAGCCGCACCCGCCCGCGTACCGCCGCGGGAACGCGGCACCGCACCCGCCCGCGTGCAGCCGCAGAAGTGCGGCACCGCGTACAGCCGCAGAAAAGCTGAGCGCACCCGCCCGCGTACCGCCGCAGAAGTGCGGCACCGCGTACAGCCGTAGGAAACGGCACCGTCGTCCGGGGCGAGGCACATCCGCCCGCACCCCGGCACGGGTACGGCATATTCCGATGGTCACCGTCACCAGGGGACACCCCATGCCAGAACACGACTTCTTCCTCCCCGACCCGGAGGGTCTGAGCCCCAGCGCCGAGGGCTACTTCGGCGCGTTCGGCGGAAAATTCATCCCGGAGGCGCTGGTCGCCGCCGTGGACGAGGTCGCCGCCGAGTACGAGAAGGCGAAGGCCGACCCCGCCTTCGCGGCCGAGCTGAACGAGCTGATGGCCAACTACACCGGCCGGCCCAGCGCCCTGACCGAGGTGCCGCGCTTCGCGGCCGAGGCGGGCGGGGCCAGGGTCTTCCTCAAGCGGGAGGACCTGAACCACACCGGCTCCCACAAGATCAACAATGTGCTGGGGCAGGCACTGCTGACCCGGCGGATGGGCAAGACCCGGGTCATCGCCGAGACCGGCGCGGGCCAGCACGGGGTCGCCACGGCCACGGCGTGCGCGCTGTTCGGCCTGGAGTGCACGATCTACATGGGTGAGGTCGACACCCAGCGGCAGTCCCTGAACGTGGCGCGGATGCGCATGCTGGGCGCCGAGGTCGTGTCGGTGACATCCGGCAGCCGCACGCTCAAGGACGCGATCAACGAGGCCTTCCGCGACTGGGTCGCGAACGTCGACCGCACGCACTACCTGTTCGGCACCGTCGCGGGACCGCACCCCTTCCCCGCGATGGTGCGCGACTTCCACCGGGTGATCGGCGTCGAGGCGCGGCGGCAGCTGCTGGAGCGGACCGGGCGGCTGCCCGACGCCGCCGTGGCCTGCGTCGGCGGCGGCTCGAACGCCATGGGCCTCTTCCACGCCTTCCTGCCGGACGCGGGCGTCCGGCTGGTCGGCTGCGAGCCGGCCGGGCACGGGGTGGAGAGCGGCGAGCACGCGGCGACCCTGACCGCGGGCGAGCCCGGCATCCTGCACGGCTCGCGTTCGTACGTCCTCCAGGACGACGAGGGCCAGATCACCGAGCCGTACTCGATCTCGGCCGGCCTGGACTACCCCGGCGTCGGACCCGAGCACGCGTACCTCAAGGACGCCGGCCGGGCCGAATACCGTGCCGTCACCGATGACGCGGCCATGCAGGCGCTGCGGCTGCTGTCCCGCACCGAGGGCATCATCCCGGCCATCGAGAGCGCCCACGCGCTGGCCGGCGCCCTGGACCTGGGCCGCGAGCTGGGCCCCGACGCACTGCTGCTGGTGAACCTCTCGGGCCGCGGCGACAAGGACATGGACACCGCGGCCCGCTACTTCGGGCTGTACGACACCGCGGAGGCGGCCAAGTGAGCGGGCGCATCGAACTGCTGCAGGAGACGCTCGCCGCCGCGAAGGCCGACGGCCGAGCCGCCCTCATCGCGTACCTGCCGGCCGGCTTCCCGACCGTCGACGGCGGCATCGCGGCCGTCAAGGCGGCCCTCGACGGCGGCGCCGACATCGTCGAGGTCGGGCTGCCGCACAGCGACCCTGTGCTGGACGGCCCGGTCATCCAGACCGCCGACGACATCGCGCTCAAGAACGGCGTCCGCATCGCCGACGTGCTGCGTACGGTCCGCGAGGCGCACGCGGCGACGGGCAAGCCGCTGCTGGTGATGACGTACTGGAACCCGGTCGACCGCTACGGTGCCGAGCGCTTCGCCGCCGAGCTGGCCGAGGCGGGCGGCGCCGGCTGCATCCTGCCCGACCTGCCGGTCGAGGAGTCCGAGGGGTGGCGGAAGGCGGCCGAGCAGCACGGCCTGGCCACCGTCTTCGTCGTCGCGCCCTCCAGCAGGGACGAGCGGCTGGCCAGGATCACCGCGGCCGGCTCCGGCTTCGTCTACGCGGCCTCGCTGATGGGTGTCACCGGCACCCGCGCCAGCGTCGGCGCGCAGGCGGCCGGCCTGGTCGCGCGCACCCGGGCCACCACCGAGCTGCCGGTCTGCGTCGGCCTGGGCGTGTCCAACGCGGCGCAGGCCGCCGAGGTCGCCGCCTTCGCCGACGGCGTGATCGTCGGCTCGGCCTTCGTCCAGCGCATCCTGGACGCCGACGGTGACGAGGCCGCCGGGCTCGCGGCGGTCCGCGCGCTGGCCGCCGAACTGGCCGAGGGCGTACGCAAGCGGGTCTGACGGTCACCCGTGGGAGCGGGTTTTGTCACTCCCGCGGGCGAAAAACGGCGGGGGGAGACGCTGAGCGCCTCCCCCCGCCGTTGCGCTGGGCGTGAGCCAACGCAACAGTGACGGAAAGCGCAGCGCCCGCGAGGCCCTGCAGGAACAGCGCGCCCAGGAGCAGGCCAGGGCCAAGCGCAAGCGGACGCTCGTGGTGGCGGGCGGGGTGGTGGGCGTCCTCGCCGTCGCCGCCGTGATCGGCGTGGTCGTCGCCGACCACAACGACAACAGGGGCGACGCCATCGGCAGCCCGGCCGCCGCGCCCAGCGGAGCCACCGGCAAGGACAGCCTGGTGATCCCGGTCGGGGCCGCCGACGCGCCCTCGACCCTCACCATCTACGAGGACTTCCGCTGCCCGGCCTGCGACGCGTTCGAGAAGCAGTTCACGCCGACCATCCACGCGCTGGAGGACAGCGGGCAGCTGCGCACCGAGTACCACCTGGCGACGCTGATCGACGGCAACCTCGGCGGCACCGGCTCGCTGAACGCCGCGAACGCCGCCGCGTGCGCCCAGGACGCGGGCAAATTCCGCGCCTATCACGACGTCCTCTACGACAACCAGCCCGACGAGCAGGACGACAAGTTCGCCGACAAGAACACGCTGATCACCCTGGCCGGCAAGGTTCCGGGTCTGAAGACGGCGCCCTTCGCCGACTGTGTGAACGACGGCACCCACGACTCCTGGGTGCAGAAGTCGAACGCGGCCTTCGGCAGCTCCGGCTTCAACGCCACGCCGACCGTCCTGCTGAACGGCAAGAGCATCTACGGCCAGAACGCCCAGCTCACCCCGGCCAGCCTCAAGCAGATGGTGAGCGCCGCCAACAAGGGCAAGCAGCCGGGAAAGGTCACCGCCGCCCCGCCGTCCTGACCGGCTCCCCACGGCGCCCGGGACCCGGCGCCGAGCACCGCGCCGTTATCCATACGTAGCCGGGCGGGCTGCCGTCCACCCGTCCGGCACGGTAGCGTC is a window of Streptomyces sp. NBC_01477 DNA encoding:
- the trpM gene encoding tryptophan biosynthesis modulator TrpM, whose translation is MLGRRVRYVIGCEPGQVNGRRWRRG
- the trpC gene encoding indole-3-glycerol phosphate synthase TrpC translates to MSVLDEIIDGVRADLADRQARVSLDELKERAAKARDARDGVAALRGDAVKVICEVKRSSPSKGALAAIADPAGLAADYEAGGAAVISVLTEQRRFGGSLADLEAVRAKVDIPVLRKDFIVTAYQLWEARAHGADLALLIVAALDQPALVSLIERAESIGLTPIVEVHDEEEVARAVDAGARIIGVNARDLKTLEVDRGNFGRIAPEIPDHIVKIAESGVRGPHDLIAYANDGADAVLVGESLVTGRDPRTAVADLVAAGAHPALRPGRE
- the trpA gene encoding tryptophan synthase subunit alpha — protein: MSGRIELLQETLAAAKADGRAALIAYLPAGFPTVDGGIAAVKAALDGGADIVEVGLPHSDPVLDGPVIQTADDIALKNGVRIADVLRTVREAHAATGKPLLVMTYWNPVDRYGAERFAAELAEAGGAGCILPDLPVEESEGWRKAAEQHGLATVFVVAPSSRDERLARITAAGSGFVYAASLMGVTGTRASVGAQAAGLVARTRATTELPVCVGLGVSNAAQAAEVAAFADGVIVGSAFVQRILDADGDEAAGLAAVRALAAELAEGVRKRV
- the hisI gene encoding phosphoribosyl-AMP cyclohydrolase, encoding MPATSLDPAIAARLKRTADGLVPAVAQQYDTGEVLMLGWMDDEALHRTLTTGRCTYWSRSRREYWVKGDTSGHVQHVKSVALDCDGDTVLVKVDQVGAACHTGDRTCFDSAVLLPAPGQ
- the trpB gene encoding tryptophan synthase subunit beta, which gives rise to MPEHDFFLPDPEGLSPSAEGYFGAFGGKFIPEALVAAVDEVAAEYEKAKADPAFAAELNELMANYTGRPSALTEVPRFAAEAGGARVFLKREDLNHTGSHKINNVLGQALLTRRMGKTRVIAETGAGQHGVATATACALFGLECTIYMGEVDTQRQSLNVARMRMLGAEVVSVTSGSRTLKDAINEAFRDWVANVDRTHYLFGTVAGPHPFPAMVRDFHRVIGVEARRQLLERTGRLPDAAVACVGGGSNAMGLFHAFLPDAGVRLVGCEPAGHGVESGEHAATLTAGEPGILHGSRSYVLQDDEGQITEPYSISAGLDYPGVGPEHAYLKDAGRAEYRAVTDDAAMQALRLLSRTEGIIPAIESAHALAGALDLGRELGPDALLLVNLSGRGDKDMDTAARYFGLYDTAEAAK
- a CDS encoding DUF2752 domain-containing protein; this encodes MTSYRAAAAPTGRPARRGALRRTAVPLGVLGAVAAGFGYVAAVDPGRPGHYPACPLLYYTGVYCPGCGGLRGAHALAHGHLGTALGCNAAAVAGYAVFAVVWVIWLTRALRGRAFEPALRPGVLYALCGLLLAFTVIRNLPFGTALVP
- a CDS encoding anthranilate synthase component I, which gives rise to MDLDTFRKLAVDRRVIPVSRRLLADGDTPVGLYRKLAAERTGTFLLESADTASNSGAGGGSWSRYSFVGVRSAATLTARDGQAHWLGSPPVGVPTDGDPLAALRATVEALHTPRDLTSGMPPFTGGMVGYLGYDIVRRLERIGDSTHDTLRLPELTMLLTSDLAVLDHWDGTVLLIANAINHNDEDTGVDEAYADAVARLDAMQSDLARAVPQQPTALPESVDFAVSWAWGGEEFTAAVDDIKERIHAGEAFQVVASQRFETACTASALDVYRVLRTTNPSPYMYLLRFDGFDVVGSSPEALVKIEDGRAMLHPIAGTRPRGATPQADAALAEELLSDPKERAEHLMLVDLGRNDLGRVCEPGSVEVVDFMSVERYSHVMHIVSTVTGQVTAGRTAFDVLTACFPAGTLSGAPKPRAMQIIEELEPTRRGVYGGCIGYLDFAGDSDTAIAIRTAVLRDGVAYVQAGAGIVADSDPAAEDAECRNKAAAVLRAVATANVMHG
- a CDS encoding TIGR02234 family membrane protein, translating into MTSVPQQPHPGPAPAAERDAEPSDVPVTPRRGGVRTLAAALPAGAVGASLVLVAAGKTWSRGFAAFGRTNLPVHATGTDTTALPGALALVALASLVAVFAVRRTGRYAVAGLLALSGLGVVVMALARRGDHAALDSAAASTAGLAHATATHASTTSWPLVSAAGGLLLLAAGLLALRYGPTWPAMSSRYDRPGTRRPVRARAAASAAASAAAAGRPVPVDPDRAEDLWKALDRGEDPTG
- a CDS encoding HGxxPAAW family protein; translation: MAAHHDHGHTPAAWTGVIIAFVGFCAGGVFMVAAQPVPFWGSMGVILLAPLVGGIMKMMGLGRKEEPQVRNAPARTAEQPPADQPQGEAAAHA
- a CDS encoding S53 family peptidase, with product MHTPHTTPRKASHTWPALIAAAGLAAAGLVALAPSAGAQPQQAPSHRLTTARSCSVSTAVDVMACKALKVTSGADSLAPAARSAHPAAIPSGYGPTELRGAYALPDTGGDGATVAIVDAYDNPNAEADLATYRSQYGLPACTTDNGCFRKVGQSGGATLPVPDPGWAEEISLDLDMVSATCPACHILLVEADNSAMTSLGESVNTAVALGAKYVSNSYGGGESGADSSYDSQYFDHPGVAITVSSGDAGYGVEYPAGSQYVTAVGGTSLQQDTSARGWSDTVWGGAGSGCSSYDPKPAWQQDGECAGRTVADVSAVADPATGVAVYDTYGNDRGWEVFGGTSASAPIIASVYALAGQPSEGSYPASFPYAHGGGLNDVASGTNGECAGSYLCTGVAGYDGPTGLGTPDGVAAFAG
- a CDS encoding DsbA family protein; this translates as MSQRNSDGKRSAREALQEQRAQEQARAKRKRTLVVAGGVVGVLAVAAVIGVVVADHNDNRGDAIGSPAAAPSGATGKDSLVIPVGAADAPSTLTIYEDFRCPACDAFEKQFTPTIHALEDSGQLRTEYHLATLIDGNLGGTGSLNAANAAACAQDAGKFRAYHDVLYDNQPDEQDDKFADKNTLITLAGKVPGLKTAPFADCVNDGTHDSWVQKSNAAFGSSGFNATPTVLLNGKSIYGQNAQLTPASLKQMVSAANKGKQPGKVTAAPPS